A window of the Miscanthus floridulus cultivar M001 chromosome 14, ASM1932011v1, whole genome shotgun sequence genome harbors these coding sequences:
- the LOC136505691 gene encoding probable galacturonosyltransferase 13: MQIRLSPSMRSITISTSHGLLDLMRLKVAARHFSYRTVFHTVLILAFLLPFVFILTAVMTLEGFNKCSSLDCLGRRLGPRLLGRGNDGSMRLVRDLYVMLDEVNSEEAPLDLKVPETFDEFIWDMKNNDYDLRSFAFKLKATMESMDKELRSSRLSEQLNKHYAAIAIPKGLYCLSLRLTDEYSSNALARKQLPPPELVPCLSDNSYYHFVLASDNILAASVVVRSTVRSSLKPERIVFHVITDKKTYPAMHSWFALNSLSPAIVEVKGVHQFDWLTKENVPVLEAIETQRTARDRYHGIHHPRTSASDSPRVFAAKLQAGSPTYTNVLNHIRIYLPELFPSLNKVVFLDDDVVVQHDLSPLWDIDLAGKVNGAVETCRGGDSWVMSKRFRNYFNFSHPLIAKNFDPSECAWAYGMNIFDLNAWRKTTIKDKYHHWVKENLNSNFTLWRLGTLPPGLIAFKGHVHPIDPSWHLLGLGYQEKTDISSVEQAAVIHYNGQSKPWLEIGFKHLQPFWTKYVNYSNEFIRNCHIMEPQL; this comes from the exons ATGCAGATCCGGCTGTCGCCGAGCATGAGGAGCATCACCATCTCAACTAGCCATGGCCTGCTAGACTTGATGAGGCTCAAGGTCGCCGCGCGACACTTCTCCTACCGCACCGTCTTCCACACCGTCCTCATCCTCGCCTTCCTCCTGCCCTTCGTCTTCATACTCACCGCCGTCATGACGCTCGAGGGCTTCAACAAGTGCTCCTCACTAG ATTGTCTGGGAAGACGTTTAGGTCCACGCCTTCTTGGTAGGGGAAATGATGGTTCCATG AGGCTTGTGAGGGATTTGTATGTGATGCTTGATGAAGTAAATTCTGAGGAAGCACCTCTTGATTTGAAGGTTCCAGAAACTTTTGATGAATTTATCTGGGACATGAAGAATAATGATTATGATTTAAGGTCATTTGCTTTTAAGCTGAAGGCTACG ATGGAGAGCATGGATAAGGAATTGAGGTCATCAAGGTTATCGGAGCAGTTGAACAAGCACTATGCTGCAATTGCTATTCCTAAAGGCCTTTATTGCCTTTCATTACGTTTAACAGATGAATACTCCTCAAATGCCCTTGCAAGGAAACAACTACCACCCCCAGAGTTGGTGCCTTGTCTTTCGGACAACTCCTATTACCATTTTGTTTTAGCATCAGATAACATCCTTGCAGCCTCAGTTGTCGTCAGATCAACTGTTAGATCATCACTGAAACCTGAGAGGATAGTTTTCCATGTTATTACTGACAAAAAGACCTATCCTGCCATGCATTCATGGTTTGCTTTAAATTCTCTCAGTCCTGCTATTGTTGAGGTGAAAGGTGTTCACCAATTTGATTGGTTAACAAAAGAAAATGTTCCTGTACTTGAAGCTATAGAAACTCAGCGCACTGCCAGAGATCGTTACCATGGAATTCACCATCCAAGAACCAGTGCTAGTGATAGCCCAAGGGTTTTTGCAGCCAAGCTGCAGGCAGGAAGTCCAACATATACTAATGTGCTCAATCATATTCGAATATACTTGCCTGAG TTGTTCCCAAGCCTCAACAAGGTCGTATTTCTTGACGATGATGTCGTTGTCCAGCATGACTTATCACCACTTTGGGATATCGATCTAGCTGGGAAGGTTAATGGTGCTGTTGAGACTTGCAGAGGTGGAGACAGTTGGGTGATGTCTAAGAGGTTCAGGAATTATTTCAACTTTTCTCATCCCCTCATTGCAAAAAACTTCGACCCTTCAGAGTGTGCTTGGGCATATGGTATGAATATTTTTGACCTGAATGCATGGAGGAAGACAACAATCAAAGATAAATACCATCATTGGGTCAAGGAG AACCTGAATTCAAACTTCACACTTTGGAGGCTTGGAACATTACCACCAGGCCTTATAGCATTTAAAGGCCATGTTCACCCAATTGATCCATCATGGCATCTGTTAGGCTTGGGTTATCAGGAAAAGACAGATATCAGTAGTGTTGAACAAGCAGCTGTTATACATTATAACGGACAAAGTAAACCGTGGCTGGAGATTGGTTTTAAACATCTTCAGCCATTTTGGACAAAATATGTGAACTACTCAAATGAATTCATAAGAAACTGTCATATAATGGAGCCTCAGTTGTAG